The nucleotide sequence TTTTCGATAAGTCTACTTTACCTGATATTACAAAAAAAATCTGCTTGTCTAACTTCCAAGCAGATTTCCTTTACCATATAAAATTAATTATTTTAGGGATGAAAATAAATCCACCGACAATAGCTGCCATGATGGCACTCATCAATACGGCACCAGCTGCAATATCTTTTATTTCTCCTATTCTCGGGTCCATGTCCGAGGATTGATAATCCATTATTTTTTCAATCGCAGTATTAAACATTTCTAAACTTAAGACAAGTGCGATGGTAATGCTTACAGCAATCCATTCGATCCTCTCTATGCGAAATAGGATTCCCAGAAGAATCACACTAATCCCGAGAAAGATATGCACTTTAAAATTTCGTTCTGTACGAAAAACAGTTCGAATTCCGTTCCACGCAAACACAAACCCTCTCCAAAATGGATGCCTATTCCCGCGAAAGCCCGAATGCATGAAGAATTTCCTCTTGTCTTCCAAACATCTTTTTTTCATCATCCTCATTCATATGGTCATAGCCTAGTAAATGAAGAAATCCGTGAACCGCAAGAAAGCCTAATTCTCTCTCAAAGGAATGGTTGTATTCCGTTGCTTGTTCCTCCGCTTTATCTACAGAAATAATGATATCTCCTAATAACAGTGGAACATCATCTCCCACAATTTCTGGTTCATCCTCCATACTTTCTTGCATCGCAAAAGAAATAACATCCGTAGGCTTATCTATATTTCGATATTCTCTGTTAATCGTTTGAATCTCATCATTATCAACAAAGCTAACCGATAACTCTGCCTCATCAGAAACCTGTTCCAATTCCGCTGCTTGTTCTAGTAGCTTTTCGACCAGATCGAAGTGTTCCGGTTTGACTTGGTCAGTTGCATCTTGAAAATCAATCTGCATTTAGTTCGCCTCCTTTATATTCTCTTGTTTCGTAGGGTATTGAATGCGCGAATGAAAAATACCTGCTAGTGTTTCGCATATCGTCTTTTGAATCACGTGAAGCTCATTAATCGTAATGGGACATTCATTTAACTGTCCATCATTTAAACGATCTTGAATGATAGAATAGACAATTTCTTCTATTTTCTTCATTGTAGGCTCTTGCAAGGAGCGAACAGCAGCTTCCACCGAGTCACATATACAGATTACGGCAGCTTCCTTCGTTTGTGGCTTTGGACCAGCATAACGGTAATTTGATTCCTCGATATCTTTATATTTATCT is from Radiobacillus kanasensis and encodes:
- the ybeY gene encoding rRNA maturation RNase YbeY, translated to MQIDFQDATDQVKPEHFDLVEKLLEQAAELEQVSDEAELSVSFVDNDEIQTINREYRNIDKPTDVISFAMQESMEDEPEIVGDDVPLLLGDIIISVDKAEEQATEYNHSFERELGFLAVHGFLHLLGYDHMNEDDEKKMFGRQEEILHAFGLSRE
- a CDS encoding diacylglycerol kinase family protein; amino-acid sequence: MFAWNGIRTVFRTERNFKVHIFLGISVILLGILFRIERIEWIAVSITIALVLSLEMFNTAIEKIMDYQSSDMDPRIGEIKDIAAGAVLMSAIMAAIVGGFIFIPKIINFIW